In Desulfarculaceae bacterium, the following are encoded in one genomic region:
- the lspA gene encoding signal peptidase II, translating to MKRRLVTLGLIALAVAGADQLLKAVMVPWLSQGPVAIIPGFARFILAYNTGAAFSSFATVEGARWLFALAAVVALGLAVWAALGPLGRGRGALVCLGLICGGAVGNLIDRLFRGGRVVDFVDLYVGNWHWPVFNLADAAITIGGVWLAILLIRNKG from the coding sequence ATGAAGCGCCGCCTGGTCACCCTGGGGCTCATCGCCCTGGCCGTGGCCGGGGCCGATCAACTGCTCAAAGCCGTCATGGTCCCCTGGCTCAGCCAGGGGCCCGTGGCGATCATTCCCGGTTTCGCCCGTTTCATCCTGGCCTACAACACCGGAGCCGCCTTTTCCTCCTTCGCCACGGTGGAGGGGGCCCGCTGGCTCTTCGCGCTGGCCGCCGTGGTGGCCCTGGGCCTGGCGGTGTGGGCCGCGCTGGGCCCCCTGGGGCGCGGCCGGGGGGCGCTGGTCTGCCTGGGGCTCATCTGCGGCGGCGCGGTGGGCAACCTCATCGACCGTCTCTTCCGGGGCGGCCGGGTTGTCGACTTCGTGGACCTCTACGTGGGAAACTGGCACTGGCCGGTGTTCAACCTGGCCGACGCGGCCATAACCATCGGCGGGGTGTGGCTGGCCATCCTGCTGATCCGCAACAAAGGCTGA
- the lgt gene encoding prolipoprotein diacylglyceryl transferase yields MHPVLFSIGPLTVHTYGVMLALGAALGLWLYTRLAKAAGLDPERAMSLALWLLISGLIGSRLMFVALEPEQFLHAPWRVLAIWEGGLVFYGGLGGALIVGILLMRRWKLPVLTLMDCVAPALALAQAIGRIGCFSAGCCYGQPWQDGWCSVTFNAPLTLAPRGIPLHPAQLYTSAALLVITGALLLLWPRRRFAGQIFFAYGFMHGIARVIIETFRGDWRGEPFLGFTPTAWFALGLAVVSAAALVYLSKRHAHRQED; encoded by the coding sequence GTGCATCCCGTTCTTTTCAGCATCGGCCCCCTCACCGTGCACACCTACGGGGTGATGCTCGCCCTGGGCGCGGCCCTGGGCCTGTGGCTCTACACCCGCCTGGCCAAGGCCGCGGGCCTGGACCCGGAGCGGGCCATGAGCCTGGCCCTGTGGCTGCTCATCAGCGGCCTGATCGGCTCGCGGCTCATGTTCGTGGCCCTGGAGCCCGAGCAGTTCTTGCACGCGCCCTGGCGGGTGCTGGCCATCTGGGAAGGCGGCCTGGTGTTCTACGGCGGCCTGGGCGGGGCGCTCATCGTGGGCATTTTGCTCATGCGCCGCTGGAAGCTGCCGGTGCTCACCCTCATGGATTGCGTGGCCCCGGCCCTGGCCCTGGCCCAGGCCATCGGGCGCATCGGCTGCTTCTCGGCCGGCTGCTGCTACGGCCAGCCCTGGCAAGACGGCTGGTGCTCGGTCACCTTCAACGCCCCCCTCACCCTGGCCCCCCGGGGCATCCCCCTGCACCCGGCCCAGCTCTACACCTCGGCCGCCTTGCTGGTGATCACCGGAGCCCTGCTTTTGCTGTGGCCCCGGCGGCGTTTCGCGGGCCAAATTTTTTTCGCCTACGGGTTCATGCACGGCATCGCCCGGGTTATAATCGAGACGTTCCGGGGGGACTGGCGGGGCGAGCCCTTCCTGGGCTTTACCCCCACTGCCTGGTTCGCCCTGGGCCTGGCCGTGGTCAGCGCCGCGGCGCTGGTCTACCTCAGCAAACGCCATGCGCACAGACAAGAGGACTAG
- the gcvH gene encoding glycine cleavage system protein GcvH: protein MRTDKRTSVNFPDDVKYHPDHMWARPLAGGEAIVGITDFAQDQLGTVIFVDLPEADQELAVGEELGAVESAKSVSDLISPVSGVVLEVNSELEETPDLLNNEPYTNGWIARVKLSEPGELDDLMEAEAYEATVG, encoded by the coding sequence ATGCGCACAGACAAGAGGACTAGCGTGAACTTTCCCGACGACGTGAAATATCATCCCGACCACATGTGGGCGCGCCCCCTGGCTGGCGGCGAAGCTATCGTGGGCATCACCGACTTCGCCCAGGATCAGCTGGGCACCGTGATCTTCGTGGACCTGCCCGAGGCGGACCAGGAGCTGGCCGTGGGCGAGGAGCTGGGCGCGGTGGAAAGCGCCAAGAGCGTCAGCGACCTCATCAGCCCGGTGAGCGGGGTGGTGCTGGAGGTGAACTCCGAGCTGGAGGAAACCCCGGACCTGCTCAACAACGAGCCCTACACCAACGGGTGGATCGCCCGGGTCAAGCTGAGCGAGCCCGGCGAGCTGGACGACCTGATGGAGGCCGAGGCCTACGAGGCCACGGTAGGTTAG
- a CDS encoding GGDEF domain-containing protein, protein MAVKQLGFKVAVGVLVLVLLASYGFYWLSMNQLHANVIQLVDFSSHLEAADNFHSAIHSMLLDAEGYYRNDNDPAYQEAYQDNRSVAQMSLDGLWSHVNSLPPGPARDQVAGRTEGISRAYASYQKDLDRIMSGDQADGRERLAKIAKDFNSIFKKYYLHLHDHHNHEQADLARESSRTWRAVSVVFAVQLALALGVGILVVFYLDRVVLRVFNLTERMAYRDKLTGLRNRTALAKLVHKLEDPPDRPHRRYCLTMLDIDYFKAFNDTHGHPAGDRLLSDFAEVITANVRSQDVVVRYGGEEFLVVLPETAKEDGARVAEKLRRAIADKRFALPSGDIAPPVTASLGLAAYPDDGDGFDKVLRRADDRLYQAKEAGRNQVVV, encoded by the coding sequence ATGGCAGTCAAGCAATTGGGCTTTAAAGTGGCGGTGGGAGTGCTGGTGCTGGTGCTCCTGGCCTCCTACGGCTTTTATTGGCTGTCCATGAACCAGCTCCACGCCAACGTGATCCAGTTGGTGGACTTCTCCAGCCATCTGGAGGCGGCGGACAACTTCCACTCGGCCATCCACTCCATGCTCCTGGACGCGGAAGGCTATTACCGCAACGACAACGACCCCGCCTACCAGGAGGCCTACCAGGACAACCGCTCCGTGGCCCAGATGTCCTTGGACGGACTCTGGAGCCACGTCAACTCCCTGCCCCCGGGCCCGGCCCGGGATCAGGTGGCCGGGCGCACCGAGGGCATAAGCCGGGCCTACGCCAGCTACCAGAAGGACCTGGACCGGATCATGTCCGGCGATCAGGCCGACGGCCGGGAGCGCTTGGCCAAGATCGCCAAGGATTTCAACTCCATCTTCAAAAAGTACTACCTGCACCTGCACGACCACCACAACCATGAGCAGGCCGACCTGGCCCGGGAGTCCTCGCGCACCTGGCGCGCGGTGAGCGTGGTGTTCGCGGTGCAGCTGGCCCTGGCCTTGGGGGTGGGGATTCTGGTGGTCTTCTATTTGGACCGGGTGGTGCTTCGGGTTTTCAACCTGACCGAGCGCATGGCCTACCGCGACAAGCTCACCGGCCTGCGCAACCGCACCGCCCTGGCCAAGCTGGTGCACAAGCTGGAAGACCCCCCGGACCGGCCCCACCGGCGCTATTGCCTGACAATGCTGGACATTGACTACTTCAAGGCCTTCAACGACACCCACGGGCACCCCGCCGGGGACCGCCTGCTCAGCGATTTCGCCGAGGTCATCACCGCCAACGTGCGCTCGCAGGACGTTGTGGTGCGTTATGGGGGGGAGGAGTTTCTGGTGGTGCTGCCCGAGACCGCCAAGGAAGACGGGGCCAGGGTGGCCGAAAAACTGCGCCGGGCCATCGCGGACAAGCGCTTCGCCCTGCCCAGCGGGGATATCGCACCGCCGGTCACGGCCAGCCTGGGGCTGGCCGCTTATCCCGACGACGGCGACGGCTTCGACAAGGTGTTGCGCCGGGCCGACGACCGCCTCTACCAGGCCAAGGAGGCGGGGCGCAACCAGGTGGTGGTTTAG
- a CDS encoding TrkH family potassium uptake protein, producing MSNWLTPSRLVLASFAAFILLGAGLLYLPAMQSPDGVDFLDCLFTSTSAVCVTGLITVDTATAWSSWGQGLILVLLQAGGLGIMTFSVALLYLARKRPGPKAHLALKGALGPVPGGEMSRLVRDVLLYTFLLEGIGAAVLFLRFLKDFPAPQALAQAVFHSISAFCNAGFSLFSDSLIGYATDPTVNLTVMALIVLGGLGFVVLRELTARLRRPKDAPPRRMSLQARLVLATSGVLIVGGAIALLSAEALAKGPAWNQGFWPLLFQTITPRTAGFNTIPMNNLSNASLVIIMLLMFIGASPGSTGGGIKTTTIAVLFSLAVNRLKGRPGAQAYGRTVPERQVEMALLLAVGTALVLITAVVLLAAVGVADGGHVRRDFLYLAFEAVSALGTVGLSLGITPELTPAGKAIIIVLMFVGRLGPLAFVYSLVQQLREPSYRLAEERVILG from the coding sequence ATGTCCAACTGGCTGACTCCCTCGCGCCTGGTGCTGGCGTCCTTTGCGGCGTTCATCCTCCTGGGCGCGGGCCTGCTCTATCTGCCCGCCATGCAGTCCCCCGACGGGGTGGACTTCCTGGACTGCCTGTTCACCTCCACCAGCGCGGTATGCGTCACCGGCCTGATCACCGTGGACACCGCCACCGCCTGGTCCTCCTGGGGCCAGGGGCTCATCCTGGTGTTGTTGCAGGCCGGCGGCCTGGGCATCATGACCTTCTCGGTGGCCCTGCTTTACCTGGCCCGCAAGCGGCCCGGTCCCAAGGCCCACCTGGCCCTCAAGGGCGCCCTGGGCCCGGTGCCCGGCGGCGAGATGAGCCGCCTGGTGCGCGACGTGCTGCTCTACACCTTCCTGCTGGAGGGCATCGGGGCTGCGGTCTTGTTCCTGCGCTTTCTCAAGGACTTCCCCGCTCCCCAGGCCCTGGCCCAGGCGGTGTTCCACTCCATCAGCGCCTTTTGCAACGCGGGCTTCAGCCTGTTCAGCGACAGCCTGATCGGCTACGCCACCGACCCCACGGTGAACCTGACGGTCATGGCGCTCATCGTGCTGGGCGGCCTGGGCTTCGTGGTGCTGCGTGAGCTTACCGCCCGCCTGCGCCGCCCCAAGGACGCCCCTCCCCGGCGCATGTCCCTGCAAGCCCGCCTGGTGCTGGCCACCAGCGGGGTGCTCATCGTGGGCGGGGCCATCGCCCTGCTCAGCGCGGAGGCCCTGGCCAAGGGCCCGGCCTGGAACCAGGGCTTCTGGCCGCTGTTGTTCCAGACCATCACCCCGCGCACCGCCGGGTTCAACACCATCCCCATGAACAACCTGAGCAACGCCTCGCTGGTGATCATCATGCTCTTGATGTTCATCGGGGCCTCGCCGGGCTCCACCGGCGGCGGCATCAAGACCACCACCATCGCGGTGCTCTTCTCCCTGGCCGTGAACCGGCTCAAGGGCCGCCCCGGGGCCCAGGCCTACGGCCGGACCGTCCCCGAGCGCCAGGTGGAGATGGCCCTGTTGTTGGCCGTGGGCACCGCCCTGGTCTTGATCACCGCCGTGGTGCTGCTCGCGGCGGTGGGGGTGGCCGACGGCGGCCACGTGCGGCGCGACTTCCTCTACCTGGCCTTCGAGGCGGTGAGCGCCCTGGGCACGGTGGGGCTGTCCTTGGGCATCACCCCGGAGCTGACCCCGGCGGGCAAGGCGATCATCATCGTGCTCATGTTCGTGGGCCGCCTGGGGCCGCTGGCCTTTGTCTACTCCCTGGTCCAGCAGCTGCGCGAGCCCAGCTACCGCCTGGCCGAGGAGCGGGTGATCCTGGGCTAG
- a CDS encoding TrkA family potassium uptake protein — MNLAVIGLGQFGSALARELKTLKHHVTAIDSDPKAVGRVQDVVDQAVVADATDRNLLEELGLALVDAAVISLGDNLGASILITLHFKEMGIGRIVAKAISPEHEKILKRIGAGEVVFPERDAAERLSRSLTDPNLLDYLPIDDEFSVAELAPPDALVGKSLAELDLRKNYGVNVIAVRELVPERMNLVVAPDYVIKDSDILVVAGRQTDLERLRSAK, encoded by the coding sequence ATGAACCTGGCGGTAATCGGTTTGGGACAGTTCGGCTCCGCCCTGGCCCGGGAGCTAAAGACGCTCAAGCACCATGTGACCGCCATCGACTCCGACCCCAAGGCGGTGGGCCGGGTGCAGGACGTGGTGGACCAGGCGGTGGTGGCCGACGCCACGGACCGCAACCTCCTGGAGGAGTTGGGCCTGGCCCTGGTGGATGCGGCGGTGATCAGCCTGGGCGACAACCTGGGGGCCAGCATTCTCATCACCCTGCACTTCAAGGAGATGGGCATCGGGCGCATCGTGGCCAAGGCCATCAGCCCGGAGCACGAAAAGATCCTCAAGCGCATCGGCGCGGGCGAGGTGGTCTTCCCCGAACGCGACGCGGCCGAGCGCCTCTCCCGCTCGCTCACCGACCCCAACCTGCTGGACTATCTTCCCATCGACGACGAGTTCTCGGTGGCCGAGCTGGCCCCGCCCGACGCCCTGGTGGGCAAGTCCCTGGCCGAGCTGGACCTGCGCAAGAACTACGGCGTGAACGTCATCGCGGTGCGCGAGCTGGTTCCCGAGCGCATGAACCTGGTGGTGGCCCCGGACTACGTGATCAAGGACAGCGACATCCTGGTGGTGGCCGGGCGTCAAACAGACCTGGAAAGGCTGCGCTCGGCCAAGTGA
- a CDS encoding MFS transporter, with protein MTSPAPSYRRALVILGLAVFVSMCGVGIIVPFLPIYARELGASGVLMGLIFSSFSLSRGLVVPLVGGLSDRIGRKPFIILGQAGYAAVAILFIYTASPFGLVMDRLLQGVFAAMVLPIAMALVADAAPLGMEGRVFGGFNMFFLMGFGVGPLIGGAVYEYAGLNANFWLMAGLSLASLAAVALFVKEPPKEQRSGGKRGFREMWGLAQDRTFAAVLVARLGAAVGMSCFIAFMPVIATDHGLGNLQVGACLTANVVVMTLLQKPFGRLADKTSRLGLAVVGQMASGAMKMLIPFGTDFFWLMLLSMAEGVFAGMALPAMTALAISRGKALGQGMGLVTGSFTMALSVGVFFGPVTGGWVVDLTGHSAAALWLGGGTAVLTGLIMFLLGRGADIPPLEAAEELAPVERILKG; from the coding sequence GTGACCTCCCCAGCTCCGTCTTACCGCCGCGCCCTGGTCATCCTGGGCCTGGCCGTGTTCGTTTCCATGTGCGGGGTGGGCATCATCGTGCCCTTTTTGCCCATCTACGCCCGCGAGCTTGGCGCCTCCGGGGTGCTCATGGGGCTGATCTTCAGCTCCTTCTCCCTGTCGCGCGGCCTGGTGGTGCCCCTGGTGGGCGGCCTGAGCGACCGCATCGGCCGCAAGCCCTTCATCATCCTGGGCCAGGCCGGCTACGCGGCGGTGGCCATCCTGTTCATCTACACCGCCAGCCCCTTCGGCCTGGTCATGGACCGCCTGCTGCAAGGCGTGTTCGCGGCCATGGTGTTGCCCATCGCCATGGCCCTGGTGGCCGACGCCGCGCCCCTGGGCATGGAAGGCCGCGTGTTCGGCGGCTTCAACATGTTCTTTCTCATGGGCTTCGGGGTGGGGCCGCTCATCGGCGGGGCGGTCTACGAGTACGCGGGGCTAAACGCCAACTTCTGGCTCATGGCCGGCCTTAGCCTGGCCTCTTTGGCCGCGGTGGCCCTGTTCGTCAAGGAGCCGCCCAAGGAGCAGCGCTCCGGGGGCAAGCGCGGCTTCCGCGAAATGTGGGGCCTGGCCCAGGACCGCACCTTCGCGGCGGTGCTGGTGGCCCGCCTGGGCGCGGCGGTGGGCATGAGCTGCTTCATCGCCTTCATGCCGGTGATCGCCACGGACCACGGCCTGGGCAACCTCCAGGTGGGGGCCTGCCTCACGGCCAACGTGGTGGTGATGACCCTGTTGCAAAAGCCCTTCGGCCGCCTGGCCGACAAGACCTCGCGCCTGGGCCTGGCCGTGGTCGGCCAGATGGCCTCGGGGGCGATGAAGATGCTCATCCCCTTTGGGACCGACTTCTTCTGGCTGATGCTCCTGTCCATGGCCGAGGGCGTGTTCGCGGGCATGGCCCTGCCGGCCATGACCGCCCTGGCCATCAGCCGGGGCAAGGCCCTGGGCCAGGGCATGGGCCTGGTCACCGGCTCCTTCACCATGGCCTTGAGCGTGGGGGTGTTCTTCGGGCCGGTCACCGGCGGTTGGGTGGTGGACCTCACGGGCCACTCCGCGGCCGCCCTGTGGTTGGGCGGGGGCACGGCGGTGCTCACGGGCCTGATCATGTTCTTGCTGGGCAGGGGGGCAGACATCCCGCCCCTGGAGGCGGCCGAGGAGCTGGCCCCGGTGGAGCGCATCCTCAAAGGCTAG
- a CDS encoding type II toxin-antitoxin system death-on-curing family toxin — MKPEPVWIPLRAIIDLQVEQIAEHGGLAGLREPGGLEAALARPRQVFSYGEGASLARLAAAHAWGISRNHPFVDGNKRMALLAVHVFLGLNGLHFDAREEDAYRVIMALADGELSEEELTAWIEENSFPRD; from the coding sequence ATGAAGCCCGAACCCGTCTGGATTCCCCTCAGGGCGATCATCGACCTGCAAGTGGAGCAGATCGCCGAGCACGGCGGCCTGGCCGGCCTGCGCGAGCCGGGCGGTCTGGAGGCGGCCCTGGCCCGGCCCCGCCAGGTCTTTTCCTATGGCGAGGGGGCTTCGCTGGCCAGGCTGGCCGCGGCCCATGCCTGGGGCATCAGCCGCAACCATCCCTTTGTGGACGGCAACAAGCGCATGGCCCTGTTGGCGGTGCATGTCTTTCTGGGCCTTAACGGCCTGCACTTCGACGCCCGGGAGGAAGACGCCTATCGGGTGATCATGGCCCTGGCCGACGGCGAACTCAGCGAAGAGGAGCTGACCGCCTGGATCGAGGAAAACAGCTTCCCCCGCGACTAG
- a CDS encoding AbrB/MazE/SpoVT family DNA-binding domain-containing protein, with amino-acid sequence MAHLTKIARQGNSAGVRIPKEMLEESGLALGDEVTLQVSGDGIRINKADQAYNRAMELGREGAARYRRTLAKLAK; translated from the coding sequence ATGGCTCATCTGACTAAAATCGCGCGGCAGGGCAACTCCGCCGGAGTGCGCATCCCCAAGGAGATGTTGGAGGAGAGCGGCCTGGCTCTGGGCGACGAAGTGACCTTGCAGGTGTCCGGGGACGGCATTCGGATCAACAAGGCCGACCAGGCCTATAACCGGGCCATGGAGCTGGGCCGGGAGGGCGCGGCCCGTTATCGCCGCACCCTGGCCAAGCTGGCCAAATGA
- the gatB gene encoding Asp-tRNA(Asn)/Glu-tRNA(Gln) amidotransferase subunit GatB: MEYEAVIGLEVHAQLLTESKIFCGCSTKFGAPPNTHVCPVCLGMPGVLPVLNQKVVEFTIRAGLATNCAIQPRSEWARKNYFYPDLPKDYQVSQYELPICLGGWLDIEVEGEHKRIGITRIHMEEDAGKLVHDPAMPVSYVDYNRTGVPLMELVSEPDMRTPEEAGAYLRALRDILVYLEICDGNMEEGSFRCDANISLRPVGQAEFGTRAELKNMNSFRGVTKALEYEIRRQRAILDEGGKVVQETRLWDADQNKSFGMRGKEEAHDYRYFPDPDLLPLVVDEAWVERVRAGLPELPGAKRSRFMEAYGLGDYDAGVLTTSRPLADYYEATVAAGAPAKAAANWIMTDLLGALKSEGKDIDAAALRPEGLAELIKLIDSGAISNKMAKEVFGEMMATGKGAAQVVQEKGLTQVSDEGELEAVLNEIFAANPAEVEAFKGGKKKLMGFFVGQVMQKTKGQANPKLVNQLVNKILGG, translated from the coding sequence ATGGAATACGAGGCGGTCATAGGGCTGGAGGTCCACGCCCAGCTCCTCACCGAGTCCAAGATTTTCTGCGGCTGCTCCACCAAGTTCGGCGCGCCGCCCAACACCCACGTGTGCCCGGTGTGCCTGGGCATGCCCGGGGTTTTGCCGGTGCTCAACCAGAAGGTGGTGGAGTTCACCATCCGGGCCGGGCTGGCCACCAACTGCGCCATCCAGCCCCGGAGCGAATGGGCCCGCAAAAACTACTTCTACCCGGACCTGCCCAAGGACTACCAGGTCAGCCAATACGAGCTGCCCATCTGCCTGGGCGGTTGGCTGGACATCGAGGTGGAAGGCGAACACAAACGCATCGGCATCACTCGCATCCACATGGAAGAGGACGCGGGCAAGCTGGTGCACGACCCGGCCATGCCGGTGAGCTACGTGGACTACAACCGCACCGGGGTGCCGCTCATGGAGCTCGTGAGCGAGCCGGACATGCGCACCCCCGAGGAGGCGGGCGCCTATCTCCGGGCCTTGCGCGACATCCTGGTCTATTTGGAGATCTGCGACGGCAACATGGAGGAGGGTTCCTTCCGCTGCGACGCCAACATCAGCCTGCGGCCCGTGGGCCAGGCGGAGTTCGGCACCCGGGCGGAGCTCAAGAACATGAACTCCTTCCGGGGCGTGACCAAGGCCCTGGAGTACGAGATTCGCCGCCAGCGGGCCATCCTGGACGAGGGCGGCAAGGTGGTGCAGGAAACGCGCCTCTGGGACGCGGACCAGAACAAGAGCTTCGGCATGAGGGGCAAGGAAGAGGCCCACGACTACCGCTACTTCCCGGACCCGGATCTGCTGCCGTTGGTGGTGGACGAGGCCTGGGTGGAGCGGGTGCGCGCCGGGCTGCCCGAGCTGCCCGGGGCCAAGCGGTCCCGCTTCATGGAAGCCTACGGCCTGGGCGACTACGACGCCGGGGTGCTCACCACCTCGCGGCCCCTGGCCGACTACTACGAGGCCACAGTGGCCGCCGGAGCCCCGGCCAAGGCAGCGGCCAACTGGATCATGACCGACCTCCTGGGCGCGCTGAAGAGCGAAGGCAAGGATATTGATGCGGCGGCGCTCCGGCCCGAGGGCCTGGCCGAGCTGATCAAGCTCATCGACTCCGGGGCCATCAGCAACAAGATGGCCAAGGAAGTCTTCGGCGAGATGATGGCCACCGGCAAGGGCGCGGCCCAGGTGGTTCAGGAAAAGGGCCTCACCCAGGTGAGCGACGAGGGCGAGCTGGAAGCGGTGCTCAACGAGATCTTCGCGGCCAACCCCGCCGAGGTGGAGGCCTTCAAGGGCGGCAAGAAAAAGCTCATGGGCTTCTTCGTGGGCCAGGTCATGCAAAAGACCAAGGGCCAGGCCAACCCCAAGCTGGTCAACCAGCTGGTGAACAAGATTTTAGGAGGCTAG
- the mtnA gene encoding S-methyl-5-thioribose-1-phosphate isomerase, with product MILDQRKLPGKTTFIACKDMRRVIYCIQTLAVRGAPAIGVAAAMGLVLAGRAIRVKDPAKWREAFAEQAEIMRAARPTAVNLSWAVDRVLAIAAAAPEDKETILAMLRRESELMLAEDIAINKAMGKHGAKLVPKKATILTHCNAGSLATGGYGTALGVVRAAVEAGKKVKVIADETRPLLQGARLTAWEMVEEGIPVAVAPDGAVGAIMDKGLVDLCVVGADRIAANGDVANKIGTFNVALQARRHGVPFYVAAPLSTIDLNTPSGELIPIEERDPGEVLSFAGSKAAQGAEAINLAFDVTPNDLVTAIITEKGVLRPPYNRSLAAAKAEDKI from the coding sequence ATGATCCTGGACCAGCGCAAGCTGCCGGGCAAGACCACCTTTATCGCCTGCAAGGACATGCGCCGGGTGATCTACTGCATCCAGACCCTGGCGGTGCGCGGAGCTCCGGCCATCGGAGTGGCCGCGGCCATGGGCCTGGTGTTGGCGGGACGGGCTATCCGGGTGAAAGACCCGGCCAAGTGGCGCGAGGCCTTCGCCGAACAGGCGGAGATCATGCGCGCCGCCCGGCCCACGGCCGTGAACCTTTCCTGGGCGGTGGACCGCGTGCTGGCCATTGCCGCCGCCGCCCCGGAAGACAAGGAGACGATCTTGGCCATGCTCAGACGCGAAAGCGAGCTGATGCTGGCCGAAGATATCGCTATCAACAAGGCCATGGGGAAGCACGGGGCCAAGCTGGTCCCCAAGAAGGCCACCATTCTCACCCACTGCAACGCCGGCAGCCTGGCCACCGGCGGCTACGGCACCGCCCTGGGGGTGGTGCGGGCGGCCGTCGAGGCGGGCAAGAAGGTCAAGGTCATCGCCGACGAGACCCGGCCCTTGTTGCAGGGAGCCAGGTTGACCGCCTGGGAGATGGTGGAGGAAGGCATTCCCGTGGCCGTGGCACCGGACGGGGCGGTGGGGGCCATCATGGACAAGGGCCTGGTGGACCTCTGCGTGGTGGGAGCCGACCGCATCGCGGCCAACGGCGATGTGGCCAACAAGATCGGCACCTTCAACGTGGCCCTGCAAGCCCGGCGGCATGGTGTGCCCTTCTACGTAGCCGCGCCGCTTAGCACCATCGACCTGAACACCCCCAGCGGGGAGCTGATTCCCATCGAGGAGCGCGACCCCGGCGAGGTACTAAGCTTCGCGGGCTCCAAGGCCGCCCAAGGGGCCGAGGCCATCAACCTGGCCTTCGACGTGACCCCCAACGACCTGGTGACCGCCATAATTACTGAAAAGGGCGTGCTGCGGCCGCCTTACAACCGCTCCCTGGCCGCGGCCAAAGCGGAAGATAAAATCTAG
- a CDS encoding branched-chain amino acid aminotransferase — translation MECTKQLLPTDQCKPKPEDESKLGFGQIFCDHMFMMDYDQGQWRDPRIVPYGPLSLDPAALVLHYGQEVFEGLKAYRGVDGGVYMFRPEANLARMNRSNKRICIPELPLEETLEHLFELVKTEHEWIPTLEGTSLYIRPTVIATEACLGVKVSSNYLYYVIMGPVGAYYPEGFNPVKIYVEEKYVRAAAGGVGEAKTMGNYAASLLAAEEAHAKGFTQVLWLDACDKKSIEEVGTMNMFFVIDGEVITSPLTGSILPGVTRDSVLTLCKHWGLPVTERKLTIDEVLEAQAAGKLNEAFGTGTAAVISPVGAIHYRGTDVTVGDGATGEISQRLYDGLTGIQLGKLEDPFGWVVKVK, via the coding sequence ATGGAGTGCACCAAACAACTACTGCCCACCGACCAATGCAAGCCCAAGCCCGAGGACGAGTCCAAGCTGGGTTTCGGGCAGATTTTCTGCGACCACATGTTCATGATGGATTACGATCAGGGCCAGTGGCGCGACCCGCGCATCGTGCCCTACGGCCCCCTGAGCCTGGACCCCGCCGCCCTGGTCTTGCACTACGGCCAGGAAGTCTTCGAGGGGCTCAAGGCCTATCGCGGCGTGGACGGGGGCGTCTACATGTTCCGCCCCGAGGCCAACCTTGCGCGCATGAACCGCTCCAACAAGCGCATCTGCATCCCCGAGCTGCCGCTCGAGGAAACCCTGGAGCACCTGTTCGAGCTGGTCAAGACAGAGCATGAGTGGATCCCCACCCTGGAGGGCACCAGCCTCTACATCCGGCCCACGGTCATCGCCACCGAGGCCTGTTTGGGGGTCAAGGTCAGCTCCAACTACCTCTACTACGTGATCATGGGGCCGGTGGGGGCCTACTACCCCGAGGGCTTCAACCCGGTGAAGATCTACGTGGAAGAGAAGTACGTGCGCGCCGCCGCCGGCGGCGTGGGCGAGGCCAAGACCATGGGCAACTACGCCGCCAGCCTGCTGGCCGCCGAGGAGGCCCATGCCAAGGGCTTCACCCAGGTGCTGTGGCTCGACGCCTGCGACAAGAAGAGCATCGAGGAAGTGGGCACCATGAACATGTTCTTCGTCATCGACGGCGAAGTCATCACCAGCCCGCTCACCGGCTCCATCCTGCCCGGCGTCACCCGCGACTCGGTGCTCACCCTGTGCAAGCACTGGGGCCTCCCGGTGACCGAGCGCAAGCTGACCATCGACGAGGTGCTGGAAGCCCAGGCGGCCGGCAAGCTCAACGAGGCCTTCGGCACCGGCACCGCCGCGGTGATCAGCCCGGTGGGCGCCATCCACTACCGGGGCACCGACGTTACCGTGGGCGACGGCGCCACCGGCGAGATCAGCCAGCGCCTCTACGACGGCCTCACCGGCATCCAGCTCGGCAAGCTGGAAGACCCCTTCGGCTGGGTGGTCAAGGTCAAGTAG